A region of Saimiri boliviensis isolate mSaiBol1 chromosome 10, mSaiBol1.pri, whole genome shotgun sequence DNA encodes the following proteins:
- the WNT16 gene encoding protein Wnt-16 isoform X2, which translates to MHLTICLRETCFTEESQKTSLWWLGIASFGVPEKLGCANLPLNSRQKELCKRKPYLLPSIREGARLGIQECRSQFRHERWNCRITAASTTAPMGASPLFGYELSSGTKETAFIYAVMAAGLVHSVTRSCSAGNMTECSCDTTLQNGGSASEGWHWGGCSDDVQYGMWFSRKFLDFSIKNTTGKENKVLLAMNLHNNEAGRQAVAKLMSVDCRCHGVSGSCAVKTCWKTMSSFEKIGHLLKDKYENSIQISDKIKRKMRRREKDQRKIPIHKDDLLYVNKSPNYCVEDKKLGIPGTQGRECNRTSEGADGCNLLCCGRGYNTHVVRHVERCECKFIWCCYVRCRRCESMTDVHTCK; encoded by the exons ATGCATCTCACCATTTGCCTCAGAGAGACCTGCTTCACAGAGGAGTCTCAAAAGACCTCCCTATG GTGGTTGGGCATTGCCTCCTTCGGGGTTCCGGAGAAGCTGGGCTGTGCCAATTTGCCGCTGAACAGCCGCCAGAAGGAGCTGTGCAAGAGGAAACCGTACCTGCTGCCGAGCATCCGAGAGGGCGCCCGGCTGGGCATTCAGGAGTGCAGGAGCCAGTTCAGACACGAGAGATGGAACTGCAGGATCACCGCGGCCTCCACCACCGCCCCGATGGGCGCCAGCCCCCTCTTCGGCTACGAGCTGAGCAGCG gCACCAAAGAGACAGCATTTATTTATGCTGTGATGGCTGCAGGCCTGGTGCATTCTGTGACCAGGTCATGCAGTGCAGGCAACATGACAGAGTGTTCCTGTGACACCACCTTGCAGAACGGCGGCTCAGCAAGTGAAGGCTGGCACTGGGGGGGCTGCTCCGATGATGTCCAGTATGGCATGTGGTTCAGCAGAAAGTTCCTAGATTTCTCCATCAAAAACACCACgggcaaagaaaacaaagtactGTTAGCAATGAACCTACATAACAATGAAGCTGGAAGGCAG GCTGTCGCCAAGCTGATGTCAGTGGACTGCCGCTGCCACGGAGTTTCCGGCTCTTGTGCTGTGAAAACATGCTGGAAAaccatgtcttcttttgaaaagatcgGCCATTTGTTGAAGGATAAATATGAAAACAGTATCCagatatcagacaaaataaagaggaaaatgcgcaggagagagaaagatcagaGGAAAATACCAATCCACAAGGATGATCTGCTCTATGTTAATAAATCTCCCAACTACTGTGTAGAAGATAAGAAGCTGGGAATCCCCGGGACACAAGGCAGAGAATGCAACCGTACTTCAGAGGGTGCAGACGGCTGCAACCTCCTCTGCTGTGGCCGAGGCTACAACACCCATGTGGTCAGGCACGTGGAGAGGTGTGAGTGTAAGTTCATCTGGTGCTGCTATGTCCGTTGCAGGAGGTGTGAAAGCATGACTGATGTCCACACGTGCAAGTAA
- the WNT16 gene encoding protein Wnt-16 isoform X1 yields MDRAALLGLARLCALWAALLVLFPCGAQGNWMWLGIASFGVPEKLGCANLPLNSRQKELCKRKPYLLPSIREGARLGIQECRSQFRHERWNCRITAASTTAPMGASPLFGYELSSGTKETAFIYAVMAAGLVHSVTRSCSAGNMTECSCDTTLQNGGSASEGWHWGGCSDDVQYGMWFSRKFLDFSIKNTTGKENKVLLAMNLHNNEAGRQAVAKLMSVDCRCHGVSGSCAVKTCWKTMSSFEKIGHLLKDKYENSIQISDKIKRKMRRREKDQRKIPIHKDDLLYVNKSPNYCVEDKKLGIPGTQGRECNRTSEGADGCNLLCCGRGYNTHVVRHVERCECKFIWCCYVRCRRCESMTDVHTCK; encoded by the exons ATGGACAGGGCGGCGCTCCTGGGACTGGCCCGCCTGTGCGCGCTGTGGGCAGCCCTGCTCGTGCTGTTCCCCTGCGGAGCCCAAGGAAACTGGAT GTGGTTGGGCATTGCCTCCTTCGGGGTTCCGGAGAAGCTGGGCTGTGCCAATTTGCCGCTGAACAGCCGCCAGAAGGAGCTGTGCAAGAGGAAACCGTACCTGCTGCCGAGCATCCGAGAGGGCGCCCGGCTGGGCATTCAGGAGTGCAGGAGCCAGTTCAGACACGAGAGATGGAACTGCAGGATCACCGCGGCCTCCACCACCGCCCCGATGGGCGCCAGCCCCCTCTTCGGCTACGAGCTGAGCAGCG gCACCAAAGAGACAGCATTTATTTATGCTGTGATGGCTGCAGGCCTGGTGCATTCTGTGACCAGGTCATGCAGTGCAGGCAACATGACAGAGTGTTCCTGTGACACCACCTTGCAGAACGGCGGCTCAGCAAGTGAAGGCTGGCACTGGGGGGGCTGCTCCGATGATGTCCAGTATGGCATGTGGTTCAGCAGAAAGTTCCTAGATTTCTCCATCAAAAACACCACgggcaaagaaaacaaagtactGTTAGCAATGAACCTACATAACAATGAAGCTGGAAGGCAG GCTGTCGCCAAGCTGATGTCAGTGGACTGCCGCTGCCACGGAGTTTCCGGCTCTTGTGCTGTGAAAACATGCTGGAAAaccatgtcttcttttgaaaagatcgGCCATTTGTTGAAGGATAAATATGAAAACAGTATCCagatatcagacaaaataaagaggaaaatgcgcaggagagagaaagatcagaGGAAAATACCAATCCACAAGGATGATCTGCTCTATGTTAATAAATCTCCCAACTACTGTGTAGAAGATAAGAAGCTGGGAATCCCCGGGACACAAGGCAGAGAATGCAACCGTACTTCAGAGGGTGCAGACGGCTGCAACCTCCTCTGCTGTGGCCGAGGCTACAACACCCATGTGGTCAGGCACGTGGAGAGGTGTGAGTGTAAGTTCATCTGGTGCTGCTATGTCCGTTGCAGGAGGTGTGAAAGCATGACTGATGTCCACACGTGCAAGTAA